The Hippoglossus stenolepis isolate QCI-W04-F060 chromosome 1, HSTE1.2, whole genome shotgun sequence DNA segment acCACGGAgggtttcctcctccactttaACACTGAGGGGAACTGGTCCACCACGGGGAATTCGTCTGTGGTCGGGAACTCGCCCTGTGGCACAGAGGGAAAGCGGAGAGTGGGTTGGAAAGATGGGGATTCAAACCCGGGGGCGTGGCTGTAGGTGGGCCTGGAAAATCTTATACTTAACATTGTAAGTATAagtacatacatatacatatttaagTACAACAAACGATTGTGAAATCAACGATTATAAACCACAGACATTAAAGTCTCCCGTAtttaacaaaaaggaaaaaaagatcaaaGCTCAGAAATAAATAGAGCTATTGTATgaaagatgatttttttctatAATCATCATGTGACTCTCTCCCTGACACTGTGGAACTACTGAGCTAAACACAACATGTCACTTctcatttgaaatgtttccacAGATCTGCAGCACATTGATTCAATCTGGTGATAAATCTTTCAAACACTTAAATCAGTTCTTCATGAGTCAACCTCTGTAAAGGGGATATTAGCTCTGATGGGTTTAAAATATTTACTATAATTAATTCACTGATTAATAAAAGTTGCAGGTAATTGAAACGATGCATCTTGGGATATGACTGTATCGTGTATTTTTGGTAACGTGCAGTTATAAATGTCGGTTATAACTATGAGAAGACTTTCAGTTAGATTTTCTTAAATGTTGTTACTGTAATTAGTCTAATTAGTAAATTATGATAACTATTAATTAAGCTGTTAcaactttttaattttcaagCTTTGAATGGTGTAAATATGTGTTAAATATGAAGGGAACCTGTATGAAATCTATATACTAAAGAGATATTAAGCTAATTAATATAATTCATCTTTTAGATTCAAAATTTTCCAAGTCCAGCTTTGGTaaatctcattaaaaacaaaaacactggcATCCTGAACAAACAGCCTTTCTGTCTCTAATATCAGTTTAGATGAAAGCCTGATCAAAGACGAGCATGTTAACAGAAGTGAATTATTCCTTAATACAGAAGCCGTTGTGTCGCAGTGTGGCCGACGGTAGCTGCACGAGGTGACTTCACACAGCTCTTTGATAATAATTCactgtgaggctgcagctgcaacTGAATCATCTATTGATTCCTGTCTGTGGAAGAAGGGAAACCGGCCTGCAGGTCAGAGGTGGCTGCACGTGAGAGCTATCAGAGGCCTTCAGAGCCAACAGGACAAACCACAAGGAAATCATTTCAACCTAAATGGATGGCTGATGATTGACGTTTCCCCCACTTTGATCTTTAAAACTATTTGATGGTTTATGAAAGAGCGTCTCTCtgttaaaaacaagttttactGACCAATGACAAGATCGGCTCCTCCATGAACTGCTTCAAGCTCAGACTCTTCCCATTGACCTGCAGAGGGAAAGTCACATTGAGTCAAGCTGAAGTACTTTAGCATGGATTAAACACAAGATGTACAATGttagaaattatatttaaaagacagaaaaagttaaggaaagaaaagaagctgATTAACTGACCACACATTATTTAATCTGAATGGATCGTAcagattaatgtgtgtgtgaggcccaCTGACCTGTAGGTGTGTGCAGATCCTGCGAAGGACGTCGTACACGCTGTCTCTTGACAGCAACGATACGAATACAtactgaggaaataaaaaaagagaaacagtgaTGTTGTTATTCAGGTTGTAACTTTCACAGTATACAGAACACTatacagaaagacaaataaactgGAACTACCGCCCTGGAGTtgtgaccactgaaatctaatcagttcctctttgagtcaaagtgacaGATTTTAAGAAATTACCTTAAAAACAGACTTAAAATATCACGTTCAAGAAACAAAAATCCATTATTTTTGTGAGGCcacatgaccttgacctttgacctttgtgaGACAAAGTGaacacattcacaaggcaaaacgtGTGTTTTGATAAGTCActgtgacattgacctttgacctctaaattctaatcaggtcatccttgaatccaagtgaatgtttgtgccagatgtaatgaaattccctgtGAGCGTTCCAGatatatcacgttcacaagagcatgagttcactgtgaccttgacctttgacattcgaccactgaaatctaatcagttcatctttgagtccaagtgaaggtTTGTTCCAGATCTAAAGACATTCCCTCAaagtgttcttgagatatcatgttcacaaaaacaggaaaactggGGAAATGGAAATATTAATCTGTGCTTAGTGTTAGAATCAGTATAAGTAAATAAAGAGACGTTTGTTCATATCTATCTCCACAGTTTTAGAGCATCAACAATACTGGTGGAAAGGTTAAAAGGTTTCCAGGAGAATAACACTTCAGGGATTGAAAAGCTTTAATCTGAGGCACAAAGAGGATATTTCTCTAATCACATTTCTGTTCCACTTTATTCTTTCAGGAAAAATTACGAGCGACAGGTCAGTGAGGgcttaaaacaaaacatccctCTGACCTGGATAAATATCGCTGTTATCTGAAAAGTACTTTTGAATTTTATCTGTGAGCCCTTTGAAAACACTGAGTCACTGTTCCTGCTCTGTATCAGTTCATAAACAGTCCTGTAGCATCTCCCCTGATAAAGTCACATGAGGAAATTAGCCGCAAACCTTTTAGCTCCTATACAAAAGGAACCAGGCCCGGTCACTTTTCAAACATATGTGGTTGCACTGTGAGTTTGGTTATGTAACGTGTGTGTTACATAATCCTGCAGACATACTGTGTAAGGACAGAGATATTTGTCCTTGTATGGCGTGAAGCATTGTATTGAGTCATGTTTCACCTTTGACAGCAGAAGGTGATTCTTTGCTGCTCTGACaatgtgaaacacacacgtacagtacaAAAggtaaatgtgtatatatatatatatattatagtatgTGAATGTCTGAGGTGCTCTGAGAAACTTGTGCTACTTCTCAACTTTGTGATTCCCAACTTTGTAGTCGGCTCTTTGAGTGTGTGCTGCGGCAACAGTTTGCATGAAGCGGAAATATCTGTGCAACCACcacagattgtaaataaagatggacgacacgtcacacaaaactgaagccaaaatacccCAGATACAGGCGCTGCCATCTTCATCGTCATTTTGATCTATTCTCATAAATTCGCAAACAGAAttaacaaaaagaacaaaaagatcAGCTAAAAATCTGCTAAAACAACGTGACAAAGTTTTGTAAGACTTGTTATAAACCTGCAAAATGCTGCCAGATGTAAATAGTAAATTTCAGAAATTCAAGAAAGagcaatttgtcattttattcagtccttttaaaagcaacattttttcACCTGAATATATATCTAATATTTTACGTACCACATTAAATACAACATAGTATTAGACCAGATTCAACCATATGAAAACACGGAATACGTGAAATTACATAtttgaataatacatttctaaaatgctcacatgcctgtgtgtttttaagttgAGTTAAGATCCTTGTCGATgattattctgctgctgaggtCGGAGCGGAAGCTGAAGGGAACTTAACACCTGATGAAAACCACCTGATGACGACAGGTCGAGTCTGATACAAAGTGAAGAGGCTCCATGTGGACATTTGGCTGCGGTGGTGGAAAAAGCCTCCACTGTGTGGTGCTGCCAGGCCGGGACTCCACTCTGCTTCTATCTATAGCGCGGCCGTGTTGTTTTTTCCATCACACCTCGACTGGAAAGTACGCCCGTGCTCTGCTAATCAGCATAAGCATTTTAATTCACTGCGACTGCAGTGGAGGTGTTTACCTTCTGGCCGGTGTCTGAGGTGATAGCCAGGCCGTTGGGCACCAGGCCGGCTGTTTTGTGCTTCTTCACCAGCCTCACGGAGGCGACAGGGATCGCCACCTacggagaagatggagaaaaaggcacaaaaacaacatttataaacAGACAAAGCTCCGAGGAGGTAAAAACAAGGTGATGAGGAGGGGAAAACAACACGTGAGTTAACGGAAGACAGACACTGACGAACACTGAGGGAAAGACCCTTAAAGAAAATGGGTAGAGGACATGAAACGTGTCAGATTTCAGTCAGAATGTGAGGAATGCAGTCAGAGTAAGAAGCTTACTGTCACTACGATGTCAGGAGAGGTTGGGTTTCAGGGAAATGAACAACATATCAAAGAGAAAATCACATAACTGGTGGAGGTTAAAGGTTCAGGGAGTCTGAACATACATgcatagaaagagagagattttcTATGTGGGAGAATTAAGACTGTGTTGGTCCCTAATCCTGCTCGGAAGACCAGTCAAGTAATTTGTCAAGTTGTCCAGTTGGTTTGTCAGACTGTGACGGGGAGTCCCCGGGTTCACGTCAGTCATTCTGAGTCTATTGAGCCGGCCGTCAGGCGTCCGCACCTTGATGTCTTTGCCGAAGAGGTTGGCATAGAAACACAGCCAGTTTCTGGAAATGTAGAGTCGACCTTGTAGAAGAATGTCTCTGAGGAGAGCGCAGGAGTACACTGAGGACACACCAGAGAAAGTACACTTCACTTATTCTTTCAACAACACTAAACAACAACATACAAGTTAAGTTAAACAATATATCTGAACCTAGAAtcactttttcatttcctggttaaataaaggttaggtacaaataaaataatactcTGATCTGCACTGTAACACGACACAGTCTTAATCttcatggtaaaaaaaaaaagaaaaactatgaaATAACAGATAAAAATCTATTATATGATTAACATATATGatcatgttttggttttatgtaaCTGCCATCACATTAGCATCGGATCATATTTACATTCCACAGCTTATGACTcattgttgattatttttctgacCAATAAGTTAATTAGTCCGAGTTTACACTGTAAGAAAAATGCTGTTAAATTGCTCATATTTCTGCAGAATCAAAGGACACATTCAAAATCCAAAGATACTCTACGTTAAtcttttaattatattaaaacagAAGTAAATCACCaaaactgtgaaactgaaacatAGATTTTGcttgattaattatttgatgatcAATCAATTATCAACATCAGCAAAACTCATTAATCTGATGAGTCTGAGAGgattagaaaaacagaagcagTAGAAATAAACGACTATAATGAATAAAGCTGAAGCATGAATATGAACAGGTTGGATAAGGaaacagatgcagcagcagcagcacaacaacaacacactctgAAAGTTTCCAGTACCTTTCATGAGAATCTCATCCTTGGGTACACACTGGAACAGTTTGTGGTACTGCGAGTTGTACTTGCTGACAGTCTGTGCAGAGGGACAGGGCAGAGTCATGAGCAGCTCCTTGGTGGACCGGCCTGCCTGCACGGCACCAGCGCCGCCGGCACCACCGGCCACTCCGCCGCCGCCGGCCACTCCGCTGGCTGCAGACACCACCCTCTCCCTCAGAGGACGCGAGCTCTGCACCAGGCTCAGCACGTTGGcaccgtacacacacacacactcgcgcacATCCAGGGCCTGGAGCAGGCTGCTGCAAGACACACACTGTTCCCCTGTCGCCGGTCAGTACAGGGCAGGGATGGATCGCTGCCTCGCTGCATCTACCTCTGCTCTAcatgcacgaacacacacacacatacacctacacacacctaaacacacccacacacacacactatagagtcacagcagcagtgCCTCAGTCTGCAGCCACTGAGCTACAGGAACTACAaggctctctttctctctctcaaatacACCTCCAGTGACTGTACACTTTGCAGCTGacaccctccctctccttctccctcctctacacacacacagacacacacacacacactctgcccttCATCATTCTGAGCTGTACCCAACTCtctttggcacacacacacgtggtctTCCTCACTGTTCTCTGTGGAAATCCCATTTTCTGTCTTcatctttcctctccctccgtctGCCTGTGGTGTCAGTCGGTGACACAAAGTGCCTCTCAAACCAAGTCTTATGTTTCTTCCCCCCCGAACACACAAGAGGTCTCATTCATCCCCCTGCCTTCCTCAAACTCCTGAAATCTCTGCCACCAAACCATTTCCCCCCCATttctccctcctgtcctctATCTCATCCATCTTTCCTTCCCCTCATGTCGGCTCACTTTGCTGTTTGATGTCGGCCGCCCATGTTTTTATCTTGCTATTAATAGCCAGTGCTGGAGCAGCTCCCGTCCTGCGTGATACGGAGCTTACAGTAGGTTACAGTACCGCACAGGGCTCCATCACGAATGGAGGAAAGCCCGGGGATAATGCAGTCTGTCACTGAATAAACATTTGCTGGAGAATTCATTAGTGAAATGGCATCGGGTGATTTGTTGTGAGGTGCGGTCGTATTATTTCTGCCCTGTCATGAAGCTGCTAATGTATTTTGAGGACACTGGGCAGGACTGCAGCAGATGCTTTGTTGCATTATAACATATTATTACTTCAGTATGAAAGGTGAGGTAATAGTCCATAGAAGACAATCAGGTAGGATCTATTATGTGAGACAATACTAAGACAGTGGTGATTGGGTATAAAATCACTGCTGAGCTTTTGTcaataatataatttgtttGAATATCGAGTCtaaaatgttaaagataaataaatttgATAAATCTCATTTTAATGGGAggaaatattcatttatttattgtcacaGATGTATTACGGATGCATGGTAGTCTTTTTTGCCTCTATCATGCATattctt contains these protein-coding regions:
- the gramd2aa gene encoding GRAM domain-containing protein 2A isoform X2, producing MTEQQEQSEETGLLSTQDLDPSKDDDTHGHFRFQLIEDLSYEDVKKCYRGSCVSCSSLLQALDVRECVCVYGANVLSLVQSSRPLRERVVSAASGVAGGGGVAGGAGGAGAVQAGRSTKELLMTLPCPSAQTVSKYNSQYHKLFQCVPKDEILMKVYSCALLRDILLQGRLYISRNWLCFYANLFGKDIKVAIPVASVRLVKKHKTAGLVPNGLAITSDTGQKYVFVSLLSRDSVYDVLRRICTHLQVNGKSLSLKQFMEEPILSLGEFPTTDEFPVVDQFPSVLKWRRKPSVVSVSSSLPDLLGNSTSSLSAADTPFKSEQLLEERALQTDRGLLSEPMAELGQMEYQLLKFFTLLIILLILSSCYLAFRVCSLEQQLSFLSNPNLPLRER
- the gramd2aa gene encoding GRAM domain-containing protein 2A isoform X1, which translates into the protein MGCTIYAASPKALPADEAPGQDRYYQLPHCRPPHGNCSQRIAASRARARSMTEQQEQSEETGLLSTQDLDPSKDDDTHGHFRFQLIEDLSYEDVKKCYRGSCVSCSSLLQALDVRECVCVYGANVLSLVQSSRPLRERVVSAASGVAGGGGVAGGAGGAGAVQAGRSTKELLMTLPCPSAQTVSKYNSQYHKLFQCVPKDEILMKVYSCALLRDILLQGRLYISRNWLCFYANLFGKDIKVAIPVASVRLVKKHKTAGLVPNGLAITSDTGQKYVFVSLLSRDSVYDVLRRICTHLQVNGKSLSLKQFMEEPILSLGEFPTTDEFPVVDQFPSVLKWRRKPSVVSVSSSLPDLLGNSTSSLSAADTPFKSEQLLEERALQTDRGLLSEPMAELGQMEYQLLKFFTLLIILLILSSCYLAFRVCSLEQQLSFLSNPNLPLRER